Proteins co-encoded in one Papaver somniferum cultivar HN1 chromosome 5, ASM357369v1, whole genome shotgun sequence genomic window:
- the LOC113284640 gene encoding polyphenol oxidase, chloroplastic-like — MSLSRLYTTPISSSITSNNPLRSSTKITSCPSVHLSNRTHYISCEHNKQTSKEASDVTYNVLDRRNVLLGSGGLYGATGTAIGAPLSPPDSTKCHKATDSDADPKEGDCCPPDYGKAKMVDFTPPSPNEPLRVRKAAHRYNSDDIVKFEAAIAKMKALPANHPWNYYQQANIHFTYCNGAFDQLNTKSLLQIHESWFFLPWHRYYIYFWEKILGKLIGDDTFSIPFWNWDNPKGMYIPRMYLNSKSHLFDETRNRDHYKSVLDYKYSWGDPNPTDTNAVVTANLAELDSIFKETLQFPALFMGKALRAGENQTPAPGRCESLHNVMHMWGGPPTPPYWNMGNFRTASRDTLFFGHHGNVDRMWDIYSTFRGQKVEFRDPDWLDSSFIFYDENEQLVKCKVKDCLTPESLRYSYSPEPLPWKNIRRRYKKLRSAAKKRSEGDSLKLTPVFGYGSEPLTLTEPLRALVQRPKISRSKDEKADAVEVLVIDGINVLSGSTARFDVYVTKPLEGLVGPDNGELAGSFVRIPNAHQKLSAGKDSSLELGISTLLEEIEAESSDELVVSLIPRNGDIVIGGVRIELFKVDDDEI; from the exons ATGTCCCTCTCTCGCTTGTATACCACACCCATTTCCTCATCAATCACCTCTAACAATCCTCTTCGAAGTTCCACCAAAATTACCAGCTGCCCATCAGTTCATCTTTCAAACCGTACCCACTACATCTCGTGTGAACATAACAAACAAACCAGCAAAGAAGCTAGCGATGTAACTTATAATGTACTTGATAGAAGAAATGTCCTCTTGGGATCAGGAGGATTATATGGTGCCACTGGCACGGCTATTGGTGCACCGCTATCCCCTCCCGACTCAACAAAGTGTCATAAAGCAACGGATTCAGATGCTGACCCAAAAGAGGGAGACTGTTGTCCACCTGATTATGGTAAAGCTAAAATGGTCGACTTCACTCCACCTTCTCCTAATGAACCATTACGAGTTCGGAAAGCAGCCCATAGATATAATTCTGAcgatattgtgaaatttgaagcAGCTATTGCTAAGATGAAGGCTTTACCAGCCAATCATCCATGGAACTATTATCAGCAAGCTAACATTCATTTTACTTACTGCAATGGAGCCTTTGATCAGTTGAATACAAAAAGTTTACTTCAAATTCATGAAAGTTGGTTTTTCCTTCCATGGCATCGGTACTATATATACTTTTGGGAGAAAATTCTTGGAAAACTTATTGGTGATGATACATTCTCTATCCCTTTCTGGAACTGGGATAATCCTAAAGGAATGTACATCCCACGGATGTATTTAAATAGTAAATCACATCTTTTTGATGAAACTCGCAACAGAGATCACTACAAGTCGGTGTTGGATTACAAATATTCTTGGGGTGACCCTAATCCTACAGACACCAATGCTGTGGTGACTGCTAATTTGGCTGAGTTAGATAGTATATTCAAAGAAACGTTACAATTTCCAGCACTGTTTATGGGGAAAGCATTAAGGGCAGGAGAAAATCAAACTCCAGCTCCTGGGAGATGTGAGAGTTTGCACAATGTCATGCATATGTGGGGTGGACCTCCAACTCCCCCTTACTGGAATATGGGAAATTTTCGCACTGCTTCCCGTGATACATTATTCTTTGGCCACCATGGTAATGTCGATCGGATGTGGGATATCTATAGTACGTTCCGTGGGCAGAAAGTTGAATTCAGAGACCCTGACTGGCTCGATTCATCATTCATCTTCTACGATGAAAATGAACAGCTCGTTAAGTGCAAG GTAAAGGATTGTCTAACTCCAGAAAGTCTACGATATAGTTACAGTCCTGAACCACTTCCATGGAAAAACATCCGTAGAAGGTACAAGAAACTGAGGAGCGCAGCAAAGAAGAGGAGTGAAGGTGACTCACTGAAACTTACCCCAGTTTTTGGGTATGGATCCGAACCACTTACATTAACAGAACCACTGCGAGCATTAGTACAGAGGCCAAAGATTTCAAGGAGTAAAGATGAGAAAGCTGATGCAGTAGAAGTTTTGGTAATAGATGGAATCAACGTTTTAAGTGGATCAACAGCAAGGTTTGATGTTTATGTAACTAAACCGCTGGAAGGGTTAGTTGGTCCAGACAATGGAGAATTAGCCGGTAGTTTTGTGCGAATTCCTAACGCTCATCAGAAATTATCCGCAGGTAAAGACTCAAGTTTGGAATTGGGTATTAGTActctacttgaagaaattgaaGCCGAAAGTTCAGATGAATTGGTTGTAAGTTTGATTCCTCGAAATGGTGATATTGTTATCGGTGGAGTTCGCATTGAGTTATTCaaagttgatgatgatgaaatatga